A single region of the Candidatus Manganitrophaceae bacterium genome encodes:
- a CDS encoding ATP-dependent Clp protease ATP-binding subunit, with the protein MFEKFTDRGRKIIILAREEAERHQNDYLGTEHLVLALLREGDGIALAVIKKMGLSVEQIRLEIERNLPSGSNTMTFGEIPFTPRVKKVIEYAVEEAKLLGHNYIGSEHLLLGLLREEEGIGGKIVRSLGGNLLTARQLTINLLRKTTPREKDKKSNTPALDEFGRDLTQLAAEGTLDPVIGRHDEIERVLQILSRRTKNNPVLIGESGVGKTAIVEGLAQKIVTMDVPDTLLNKRVIALDLGSLVAGTKYRGQFEERLKVVMKEIVTAGNIIIFIDELHTLVGAGAAEGSIDASNMLKPALSRGEIQCIGATTLDEYRKHIEKDSALKRRFQPIFVQPPSPEETIQIIKGLKDRYEEHHGVSITDDAVEEAVRLSDRYISDRFLPDKAIDVIDEAGSRAKLMAYSRPEDLRSLEQEAKKVSREKDLAIRLQNFEEAVKFREEEERLKKLVEETKREWKKNQEKNKPSISREEVAYVVSKMTGIPLFRMEEEESKKLLNMEDELHKRIVGQEEAISVMARAIRRSRAGLKGNRRPIGSFIFLGPTGVGKTELARALAEFLFDSDDALIRIDMSEYMEKFSSSRLVGAPPGYVGYEEGGQLTEKVRRRPYSVVLFDEIEKAHPDMFNLLLQVLDDGCLTDSLGRKIDFKNTVLIMTSNLGTRMVDKTGTLGFQRTSDGNLLSRMKDAIHTELKRAFNPEFLNRIDDIVIFHPLEKKHLEKIVDIQINELNQKLAEKAIHLDLTEEVKQWLIHEGYEPAYGARPMRRCIQKNIEDLLSEEIIKGHIKDAKRIKVVLKDNAPSFVEEEAMAGV; encoded by the coding sequence ATGTTCGAGAAATTTACGGATAGAGGTAGAAAAATCATCATTCTTGCCCGTGAAGAAGCTGAGCGACATCAGAATGACTACCTGGGAACAGAACACCTCGTCTTGGCCCTGTTGCGAGAAGGGGACGGAATTGCTCTTGCCGTAATCAAAAAAATGGGGCTGTCGGTCGAGCAGATTCGTTTAGAGATTGAGCGAAATCTGCCGAGCGGGAGCAACACCATGACCTTTGGTGAAATTCCGTTTACTCCGCGTGTTAAGAAGGTCATTGAATATGCCGTAGAAGAGGCAAAGCTTCTCGGCCATAACTATATCGGCAGTGAGCATCTTTTGTTGGGGCTGTTAAGAGAAGAAGAGGGAATCGGCGGAAAAATTGTCCGGAGCTTAGGCGGCAACCTTCTAACAGCACGGCAGCTGACGATTAACCTTCTTCGTAAGACAACACCCCGCGAAAAAGATAAAAAGAGCAATACCCCCGCACTGGATGAGTTTGGTCGCGACCTAACCCAACTTGCGGCGGAGGGTACTTTAGATCCAGTCATCGGCCGTCACGACGAAATTGAACGAGTGCTTCAAATTCTAAGCCGTCGGACGAAAAACAATCCGGTTTTAATCGGGGAATCGGGTGTCGGTAAGACCGCCATCGTTGAAGGACTGGCACAGAAGATTGTCACAATGGATGTTCCCGATACGCTCTTGAATAAGCGGGTGATTGCGCTTGATCTTGGTTCCCTGGTTGCAGGTACAAAGTATCGTGGGCAATTCGAAGAGCGCCTCAAAGTGGTCATGAAAGAAATTGTGACCGCGGGGAATATTATTATCTTCATTGACGAACTCCATACTTTGGTTGGTGCCGGCGCGGCGGAGGGCTCCATTGATGCCTCCAACATGTTGAAGCCGGCCCTCTCCAGGGGCGAGATTCAGTGTATTGGCGCCACCACCCTTGATGAGTACCGAAAACATATTGAAAAGGACTCTGCTCTTAAGCGTCGGTTCCAGCCGATTTTTGTTCAGCCTCCCTCGCCGGAAGAGACCATTCAGATTATTAAGGGACTCAAAGATCGGTATGAAGAACACCATGGCGTCTCTATCACCGACGATGCGGTGGAAGAAGCAGTCCGCTTGTCTGACCGTTACATTTCAGATCGGTTCCTTCCCGATAAGGCGATTGATGTGATTGATGAAGCTGGCTCGCGGGCGAAGCTTATGGCGTACTCACGTCCGGAAGATCTAAGATCTCTTGAGCAAGAGGCAAAGAAAGTTTCACGGGAGAAAGATCTTGCCATCCGTCTGCAGAATTTTGAAGAAGCGGTAAAGTTCCGAGAAGAAGAAGAACGGCTGAAAAAGCTCGTCGAGGAAACAAAGAGAGAGTGGAAGAAGAATCAAGAGAAGAATAAGCCGAGCATTAGCCGAGAAGAAGTTGCTTATGTCGTCTCAAAAATGACCGGGATTCCTCTCTTCCGGATGGAAGAAGAAGAATCAAAGAAATTGCTCAATATGGAGGATGAACTCCATAAGAGAATCGTGGGACAGGAAGAAGCAATCTCGGTAATGGCAAGGGCGATTCGGAGATCTCGGGCCGGCTTGAAGGGTAACCGTCGGCCAATTGGTTCATTCATTTTTCTTGGACCGACCGGTGTTGGAAAAACGGAATTGGCTCGAGCGCTCGCTGAATTTCTATTTGATAGCGATGATGCGTTAATCCGAATTGATATGTCCGAGTATATGGAAAAATTCTCAAGTTCGAGATTGGTCGGAGCCCCTCCGGGATATGTCGGTTATGAAGAAGGTGGGCAGCTTACCGAAAAAGTGAGAAGGAGACCATATTCCGTGGTTCTTTTCGATGAGATTGAAAAGGCACACCCGGATATGTTTAACCTGCTGCTTCAGGTGCTCGATGATGGGTGTCTTACAGATAGCTTGGGACGTAAGATTGATTTCAAGAATACTGTTTTGATCATGACCTCCAATCTAGGGACCCGGATGGTAGATAAAACAGGAACACTTGGCTTTCAGAGAACGTCGGATGGAAATCTGCTTTCTAGGATGAAAGACGCCATTCATACCGAGCTAAAGCGCGCTTTTAATCCGGAGTTTTTAAACCGGATCGACGATATCGTCATTTTCCATCCGCTTGAGAAGAAACACCTTGAGAAAATTGTCGATATCCAGATCAATGAGTTGAACCAGAAATTGGCTGAGAAGGCCATCCACCTCGACCTGACGGAAGAGGTGAAACAGTGGTTGATTCATGAAGGATACGAGCCGGCTTATGGCGCTCGCCCAATGCGTCGTTGCATCCAGAAGAATATTGAAGATCTTCTTTCTGAGGAGATCATCAAGGGACACATTAAGGATGCCAAGAGAATTAAGGTCGTTCTTAAGGATAATGCGCCTTCCTTCGTTGAAGAAGAAGCGATGGCTGGGGTGTAA
- a CDS encoding tetratricopeptide repeat protein, whose amino-acid sequence MSLIHEALKKAATEGEAEKQESTPRVLHLTISTPQSRPYFWISIGVSFLALLSFLFAYQYKAINVSRPPDKSGPSVAISPSQIDFEKKRSQQNTSATVLQAEEGQIKIKTENANGERALKNGINFYRKGEFDHAYEAFQKAVELIPSSPIAHNNLGLVIRQQGKPKEALSHYQEAIHLDSKYAEAENNIGLIHDQMGFIDEAIIHYKKAIKIKPEIAAFHLNYATLLERKGDFSTARKEYQLFIDLQGEAQSDLVPQVRSRLKELRGL is encoded by the coding sequence ATGAGCCTGATTCATGAGGCTTTAAAGAAAGCGGCGACTGAAGGGGAAGCAGAGAAACAAGAGTCGACGCCACGGGTACTTCACCTGACGATTTCCACACCGCAGTCGCGTCCATATTTTTGGATCTCCATTGGAGTCTCCTTTCTCGCTTTATTATCTTTTCTCTTCGCCTATCAATATAAGGCAATCAACGTGTCGCGACCTCCCGATAAGAGCGGGCCTAGTGTTGCGATATCGCCGTCTCAAATCGATTTTGAGAAAAAGCGCTCTCAACAAAATACTTCTGCAACGGTATTGCAAGCAGAAGAAGGTCAGATCAAGATTAAAACGGAAAATGCAAACGGCGAAAGAGCGTTAAAGAATGGAATAAATTTTTACCGAAAGGGAGAATTTGATCATGCGTATGAAGCATTCCAAAAAGCAGTTGAATTAATTCCATCTTCTCCGATTGCGCACAATAACTTAGGATTGGTCATTCGGCAACAAGGAAAACCAAAGGAAGCCTTAAGTCATTATCAAGAGGCGATCCATCTCGATTCGAAATATGCAGAAGCTGAGAATAATATCGGTCTCATTCATGATCAAATGGGTTTCATTGACGAGGCCATCATTCATTATAAAAAAGCAATAAAAATCAAGCCGGAGATTGCGGCATTTCATCTTAATTATGCGACATTGTTAGAGCGAAAGGGTGACTTTTCAACGGCTCGTAAGGAATATCAACTTTTTATCGATCTACAAGGTGAAGCCCAGAGCGACCTTGTTCCTCAAGTCCGATCCCGCCTGAAAGAACTCCGAGGTCTTTGA
- the tsaD gene encoding tRNA (adenosine(37)-N6)-threonylcarbamoyltransferase complex transferase subunit TsaD: MIILGIETSCDETAVALIKDDGVILSDLLSSQVDFHRKYGGVVPELACRKHVETIGPLIREAIQKSGCSYGQVNAIAVTAGPGLVGALLVGVSIAKSLSYALKVPLLAVHHLEGHISSTFIEHPHIEFPCVALVVSGGHTNLYFMPQRGNYRLIGKTIDDAAGEVLDKGARMLGYSYPGGPIIDRLSQKGDPNHISFPRPYRSSANLDFSFSGLKTSLMHTLSKLGRTPEEYVHLHPDIAAGYQAAIVGALIEKTLSAVRNEKAKSMMLVGGVAANTLLRKRFAEIGKQEGVATYIPAARYCTDNGAMIAMAGLIHLEQEHFATFGLNPKPNWELTS, encoded by the coding sequence TTGATTATTTTAGGAATTGAAACTTCTTGCGATGAGACGGCGGTCGCACTCATTAAAGATGACGGTGTCATCCTCTCCGATTTGCTCTCATCTCAGGTGGACTTCCATCGTAAGTATGGAGGAGTGGTACCGGAACTGGCCTGTCGGAAACATGTCGAAACAATTGGACCATTGATCCGCGAAGCCATTCAAAAATCCGGCTGTTCATATGGGCAGGTGAACGCGATCGCGGTTACGGCAGGACCCGGTTTGGTCGGAGCATTGTTGGTCGGTGTTTCAATTGCAAAATCTCTCTCTTACGCTTTAAAGGTTCCACTTCTTGCCGTACACCATTTGGAAGGACATATCTCTTCTACTTTTATTGAGCATCCTCATATAGAATTTCCATGTGTTGCTTTGGTGGTGTCGGGTGGCCACACGAATCTTTACTTTATGCCTCAGCGAGGCAATTATCGATTGATTGGAAAGACGATCGATGATGCGGCAGGGGAAGTCTTAGATAAGGGAGCCAGAATGCTGGGATATTCATATCCCGGCGGACCGATCATTGACCGTCTGTCTCAGAAAGGAGATCCGAATCATATCTCTTTTCCCCGACCCTACCGGTCCTCCGCCAATTTAGACTTTAGTTTCAGCGGCCTTAAAACATCGCTGATGCATACACTCTCAAAGTTGGGCAGAACTCCTGAAGAGTATGTCCATCTGCATCCCGATATTGCTGCAGGATATCAAGCAGCCATTGTGGGCGCCTTGATTGAAAAGACGCTTTCAGCGGTGAGGAATGAAAAGGCAAAAAGTATGATGCTTGTAGGGGGTGTTGCAGCGAACACTCTATTGAGAAAGCGATTTGCCGAGATTGGAAAACAAGAGGGCGTAGCGACCTATATTCCAGCCGCTCGTTATTGCACTGATAATGGGGCCATGATTGCAATGGCGGGTCTCATTCATCTGGAACAAGAGCATTTCGCTACGTTTGGTTTAAATCCGAAACCGAATTGGGAATTAACAAGTTAG
- a CDS encoding tetratricopeptide repeat protein produces MPYDRLILTVLKLGILSVKENLNILSQFIILKVREIITLVISHPEGNINWVLHVSKRVLFCLPYFLSILCSLAPILQANCYSEELSPDLFGKGVEALQRGDLKTAEDLFRAVLKDDRENPFAYFNLGSIFATTRRVDLAIRTLNIAVELKPDLVAAHLRLAEIYEGQGNLIEAINEYEEAYLYLSNNYPNQERTIQTRIENLENTLLFKESSERGMSALRKGSFLEAEAAFREMLSIEPNNAQTYNLLGVVLGIQNRFDEATNSFKESLRIKPGLTDSRIRLAELYQLKGDLPEARTELERALFFLEDREGSEAQSLEEKLNAVEDQLEEKPFLERSLKEMEKNNIDAAIIALQGLIKLNPNQRLAYFNLGNLWAQKNRLDLAEISFKKAIENDPNYAAAHQRLGQIYELIRYYSRAKTEYEKARDLLGKGDPFRRELEQLIFRAGQIESVAQSNAEEAYRRSQISLNEGKNEEALSFLQQAVAIYPEKSELHYRLSELYYQNSKIDLAINELLGTIEFDSKFALAHQRLGLLYEERGYLYQAFKRLKQADALHPTEEIRDQLKQLSEKIFGIEQKTTPIIKKGDKETESGRWMAAIDLLKQALSLAPDNTQIRMRLGVLYVKNGDTTEAFAEFNTISLQDPEDGEAQYRLGFLYSSASQWEDAKKAFESAMATNTLPDPLRLNAQSELERVKLKMRNEKDSKRYFNRGTRYMAEQDYNAAIESLERVIRFYPSDINSLYLIGYSYENLGNEKEALRYYKRVLEINPSHIQANQHLGLVYEKMGETEVAIGIYQGSLSLLGKEDSPESIWIKERLTPLAKRLYVVLNQVVLSYNSNPAGSSKPQGDLSSNLGVSLTYYLKKDQRYQLPIGLSTQNTFFYRSNTIYSNETFSITSVSHRLPYSLSFGYNASLGVARGGPTGLDQVVLFNLVKRGSFPSTMSFDYSYDDFASYGNQNFNAIRQSIRLGMTQDWGISSSTLSYRFLSNDARLKDQASSTHGLGISYNRSFTSNVRGTVSYNLERVQFTNPDSLALLLQGKFIHRENFFHSLNLSLSYSLQSDLTIGASYTEQRNYSNLTSGAVTVEQRLSGQASSLGDYSQRLINLFLNWSF; encoded by the coding sequence ATGCCTTATGATAGGCTGATTCTAACTGTATTGAAACTCGGAATATTATCAGTCAAAGAAAATCTCAATATCTTAAGTCAGTTCATCATATTGAAGGTCCGGGAGATCATCACACTTGTAATAAGCCATCCGGAGGGCAATATAAATTGGGTCTTGCATGTGAGTAAAAGAGTTCTATTTTGCCTGCCATATTTCCTTTCAATTTTATGTTCCCTCGCTCCTATTTTACAAGCTAACTGCTATTCGGAAGAGCTCTCTCCCGATCTGTTTGGGAAAGGCGTGGAAGCCTTGCAGAGAGGGGACCTCAAGACAGCAGAAGACCTTTTCCGTGCGGTATTAAAAGATGACCGTGAGAATCCATTTGCTTATTTTAACTTGGGAAGTATCTTTGCGACAACGCGGAGAGTGGATCTGGCAATCCGCACGCTGAATATCGCAGTGGAACTCAAGCCTGATTTGGTGGCGGCACATCTTCGCCTGGCGGAAATTTACGAGGGTCAGGGCAATTTAATCGAGGCCATTAATGAATACGAAGAGGCCTATCTCTATCTGTCGAATAATTATCCGAATCAAGAGAGGACAATTCAAACACGGATTGAAAATCTCGAAAATACACTCCTCTTCAAAGAGAGTTCAGAGAGGGGAATGTCGGCGCTTCGGAAAGGCAGCTTTTTAGAGGCGGAGGCCGCATTTCGAGAGATGCTTTCGATAGAACCAAACAACGCACAAACATACAACTTACTCGGTGTTGTGTTGGGGATTCAGAATCGCTTCGATGAAGCGACAAACAGTTTTAAAGAATCGCTTCGCATTAAACCGGGTCTGACCGATTCTCGTATTCGACTTGCAGAACTTTATCAATTAAAAGGAGATCTCCCAGAAGCGAGAACGGAGTTGGAAAGGGCCCTTTTTTTTCTGGAGGACAGAGAGGGATCGGAGGCGCAATCTCTCGAAGAAAAGCTAAATGCCGTCGAAGATCAGTTGGAAGAAAAACCATTTCTGGAGAGAAGTCTTAAAGAAATGGAAAAGAATAACATTGATGCGGCCATTATAGCGCTTCAAGGATTGATTAAACTCAATCCCAATCAGCGTCTTGCTTATTTTAATTTGGGCAATCTCTGGGCACAAAAGAATCGACTGGATCTGGCCGAAATCTCTTTTAAAAAGGCAATTGAGAATGATCCAAATTATGCGGCGGCACATCAACGGCTTGGCCAGATTTATGAGCTGATCCGTTACTACAGCCGCGCGAAAACGGAGTATGAAAAAGCCAGGGATCTTTTAGGTAAAGGAGATCCGTTTCGTAGAGAGCTTGAGCAGTTGATTTTCAGAGCAGGACAGATTGAAAGCGTAGCGCAATCTAATGCTGAAGAGGCCTACCGGCGGAGTCAGATCTCTTTAAATGAAGGGAAGAATGAGGAAGCGCTTTCTTTTCTACAACAAGCGGTGGCCATTTATCCAGAGAAGTCTGAATTACATTATCGTCTGAGTGAATTGTACTATCAAAACAGTAAAATCGATTTGGCCATCAATGAGCTACTTGGGACCATTGAATTTGATTCCAAGTTTGCACTGGCTCATCAACGTCTCGGTTTACTATATGAGGAAAGGGGATACCTCTATCAAGCTTTTAAAAGGTTGAAACAGGCAGATGCGCTCCATCCAACCGAAGAGATTCGAGATCAGCTTAAGCAACTTTCTGAGAAGATTTTTGGCATTGAACAAAAGACAACTCCCATTATAAAAAAGGGGGACAAGGAAACAGAAAGTGGTCGATGGATGGCTGCGATCGACCTCTTAAAGCAAGCGCTTTCCTTGGCACCCGATAATACTCAGATACGAATGAGGCTCGGTGTTCTTTACGTGAAAAACGGGGATACGACGGAGGCATTTGCTGAATTTAACACGATCTCTTTGCAAGATCCCGAGGATGGCGAGGCACAATATCGATTGGGTTTTCTCTATTCTTCTGCCTCCCAATGGGAGGATGCAAAAAAAGCATTTGAATCAGCAATGGCCACAAATACCCTTCCGGACCCCCTTCGACTAAATGCGCAGTCCGAATTGGAACGGGTCAAATTAAAAATGCGAAATGAAAAGGATTCAAAAAGATATTTTAACCGAGGCACCCGCTACATGGCCGAACAGGATTACAATGCGGCGATTGAATCGTTGGAAAGAGTCATCCGCTTTTACCCATCCGACATAAATAGCCTTTATTTGATCGGTTATTCTTATGAAAATCTTGGAAATGAAAAAGAAGCGCTTCGATATTATAAACGGGTTTTAGAAATCAACCCGTCCCATATCCAAGCGAACCAACACCTCGGGTTGGTTTACGAGAAAATGGGAGAGACCGAAGTTGCGATAGGAATCTACCAAGGAAGCCTATCCTTGCTCGGAAAGGAAGATTCTCCAGAGTCGATCTGGATAAAGGAACGGCTGACCCCCCTCGCAAAACGGCTCTATGTCGTCTTGAACCAAGTGGTCCTTAGCTATAATAGCAATCCGGCCGGATCGTCAAAGCCTCAGGGAGACCTCTCATCAAACCTGGGCGTTTCTCTAACCTATTATTTAAAGAAAGATCAACGGTACCAATTGCCGATTGGGTTAAGCACCCAAAACACTTTTTTCTATCGATCGAATACGATCTATAGCAACGAAACCTTTTCGATCACTTCGGTCTCTCATCGATTACCGTATTCTCTCTCTTTTGGTTACAATGCCAGCCTCGGAGTTGCGCGGGGTGGTCCGACCGGTTTAGATCAAGTGGTCCTTTTCAACCTTGTTAAGAGAGGGAGTTTTCCGTCGACGATGAGTTTCGACTACAGCTATGATGATTTCGCATCGTATGGAAATCAAAACTTCAATGCGATTAGACAAAGTATCCGTTTAGGTATGACACAGGATTGGGGAATAAGCAGCTCTACATTATCGTATCGATTTCTCAGTAATGATGCAAGGCTGAAGGACCAGGCGTCAAGCACCCATGGTCTGGGAATCTCTTATAATCGAAGCTTCACATCCAATGTAAGGGGGACTGTCTCGTACAATCTGGAGCGGGTTCAATTCACGAATCCTGACTCACTTGCATTGTTATTACAAGGGAAGTTCATTCATCGCGAAAACTTCTTTCATAGCTTAAATCTAAGTCTGTCCTATTCTCTACAAAGCGACCTGACCATTGGTGCAAGTTACACAGAACAGAGAAATTATTCAAATCTGACATCGGGGGCGGTAACCGTAGAGCAAAGGCTATCCGGACAAGCCTCTTCTCTAGGTGATTATAGCCAGAGACTGATTAATCTCTTTTTGAATTGGTCATTTTGA